The proteins below are encoded in one region of Fulvia fulva chromosome 9, complete sequence:
- a CDS encoding Guanine nucleotide exchange factor LTE1: MRFQWLHVDVERRGTSRRRLEKKQQQHKDDAKNVKPPAKMQRQKTSDAVPQGVTWSENIIQRAFGLNGASGGDVGDTDDTRGHKRAETAPTVVGKHSEDSSEQHTHGHSRNFTVGNVGAGGKLYLKPTRVLPNFTYAPATPPATADGSVSMYSQGPLLRESNASGTWTPRVARGRSAAMGQLIGAPPLSLANNTNRPFATRSHSCSTADDHLRTTLYDANEFNLPQDDDEIPSRRRRSGSAAELPRHELDVHIPHYRLGTPHFSERGTAYLHYSIATNSTVPSSVLSRAEYDKLFPIPPGRGVSFYSHLSQAEMPPFLRASGHYSPNGTPFSRTPVQSATPSMAAAIAPELFHKLEANLHDPSVVHYHPTSGRIVAATPARLIAQITSPQFLDYELLADFFLTFRCFMSSQDVLEFLFARMRWAFLYGTDGGRIARVRTFVALRHWILNYFQDDFFPDALFRQNFCDLVNHLAICLRQRPDKGGGDINIIGELKKCWRRTCALYWPNHPDAHVTSPDKDIVAGGVPDPSVPAAPSALSLPLSFRRTTARASIFEIEQIQLPEEPKTVNWGNLTKVETNERSGRSTVTTRTASLPVSAISEQSLEVLSCSIPFLFRNLRPSARSRTKPSAAPRHVEIKEEKAGEQETSKKPKRPTHGHKRSGSFSDALRDKRTPLSSPRTDAIELKDLPSYAITGGLVRGLVLTPAPAKVDNNIPVTPGPPGPDLTEARLQGHNKGYFEAGQSMAVKKFVGEVKRALSSRKAGSESPARSDGSGSAGGSRSTVRGRVRVATKPQPDWQQLPGPDRLDVLGLTVENTFQDSLDLAHQERAQRERALTEDKLSERSHEGLRTPPREAEDEENLDDKAAQERYYGGKALPQPPRAETPRPTTARKMTSDSAKKRSESVEVMDFGRYNSQLNSQVTTRSRSIVIVDATGAPQIPFMAGGLGGHSFSSASTDMMPIPLFRDKHDQPPVPPVPNHFTKDYAGVGAAAAAASNAYESRWASSIDDGRTSDQRMHDLLTAPNAWDMDYGSKASSQKSGDTKPRKSSSVYNAARFQMSPLPQQLRRVPGGDLKHAHHVKSLEMAFRPQSAGTNSTNSRSYMRSRWLSMTSDGDILPPELAPEVRRSVSLLDTPSSAQILRASFEEEAKRLKGIPDDINTEGGIEDALLKLEGKIPSPATSANNSTASLEKRPTPTDDPMKRDDTSEKHETPVVVETPERYSTPVGASTTSDSVDEDEHTPTKAHALKPSPLQSHPSTSPLQSHPVASPLQSHPFVSPLRSNPVASPLQSHPLKPPPRLKETPSGDVKMTYVPYFGQESASGNTSGDSPTVTETQGASIYHLSESGIQSMSSQTEYPLPSFPSEWPSDALASSTSVLPPEPRLSRYSLPDPYDRMDTPESFPYERKPESIAQSMSDGRYPSFRPGPWNTTGDHTSFLLDDNQTLSDISTEIAASEYGDPGVRSFYYDDDEPMPPIRPFAPPTSPSTNGGTAASPDKRHLLPRLLPRDSDTPLKETIGAPMLVPQPANQPFPRRPPGQSGTLKAHRRSEAESPTFPAHMPFVLAYESEVIAEQLTIIEKDALDEVDWKDLVSLNWQQSAPHVTNWVDYVSNDQSLEANGIDIVIARFNLVVKWCISEIVLTDVPSERARTITKYIHIASHCHRLHNFASLYQITLALLSPELARLSRTWSLVALREKQMLENLEQLCRPLRNFYTLRAEMETAMPHNGIIPFIGLYTHDLMFNALKSARIDAPAGGKEPLVNFERYQTAATIVKNLLRLIEASAKYDFRPEPEALSRCLWIAALEDDDIARRSKSLEQI; the protein is encoded by the coding sequence ATGCGCTTCCAATGGCTCCACGTCGACGTGGAGCGACGCGGCACTTCTCGCAGACGTCTCGAGAAGAAGCAGCAGCAGCATAAGGACGATGCGAAGAACGTCAAGCCGCCTGCCAAGATGCAACGACAGAAGACGAGCGATGCGGTGCCTCAGGGCGTGACGTGGTCCGAGAACATCATACAGCGAGCTTTTGGCCTGAACGGTGCGAGTGGTGGTGATGTTGGTGATACGGACGACACAAGAGGGCACAAGCGTGCCGAGACAGCGCCAACGGTGGTGGGCAAGCACAGCGAGGACAGCAGCGAGCAACACACCCATGGCCATTCGCGAAACTTCACAGTGGGCAACGTCGGTGCAGGAGGGAAGCTATACCTCAAGCCGACTCGTGTCCTACCCAATTTCACCTATGCACCCGCAACACCTCCTGCAACGGCCGATGGCTCAGTGTCTATGTATTCCCAGGGCCCTTTGTTGCGGGAAAGCAATGCCTCTGGTACCTGGACGCCGAGGGTAGCACGCGGACGCAGCGCAGCCATGGGCCAACTGATTGGAGCTCCTCCTCTTAGTCTCGCGAACAACACCAATCGACCGTTTGCAACACGGTCACACTCTTGTTCGACCGCCGACGATCACCTACGGACTACACTGTACGATGCCAATGAGTTCAACCTGCCTCAGGACGACGATGAGATCCCCTCGAGGCGACGCAGAAGTGGCTCTGCGGCTGAGCTGCCGCGACATGAACTCGATGTGCACATTCCACACTACCGGTTGGGCACGCCGCACTTCAGCGAGCGCGGAACGGCATACTTGCACTACTCCATCGCGACCAACTCGACTGTACCCAGCTCGGTACTCTCAAGAGCTGAGTACGACAAGCTGTTCCCGATCCCACCTGGGCGAGGAGTCAGTTTCTACTCGCATCTGTCCCAAGCTGAGATGCCGCCTTTCTTGCGTGCGTCGGGACACTACAGCCCGAATGGCACTCCCTTCTCAAGGACGCCAGTTCAATCGGCCACGCCGTCGATGGCAGCAGCCATAGCGCCAGAGCTCTTCCATAAGCTGGAGGCGAACCTTCACGATCCGAGTGTGGTCCATTATCACCCAACCAGTGGACGTATAGTGGCAGCAACTCCAGCACGGCTCATTGCCCAGATAACCTCGCCCCAATTCTTGGACTACGAGCTTTTGGCCGACTTTTTCCTCACGTTCCGCTGCTTCATGTCAAGTCAAGATGTTCTCGAGTTTCTGTTCGCTCGAATGCGCTGGGCATTCTTATACGGAACCGACGGAGGCCGTATTGCCAGAGTTCGAACCTTCGTTGCTCTAAGACACTGGATTCTCAACTACTTTCAGGACGATTTCTTTCCAGATGCACTATTCCGACAAAACTTCTGTGATCTGGTCAACCACCTGGCAATCTGCCTGCGCCAGCGTCCAGACAAAGGTGGAGGAGACATCAACATCATTGGCGAGCTCAAGAAATGCTGGCGCCGTACTTGTGCTTTGTACTGGCCTAATCACCCTGATGCTCACGTCACATCGCCGGACAAGGACATTGTGGCTGGCGGTGTACCTGATCCTTCAGTACCAGCAGCGCCCTCGGCCTTGAGCCTTCCACTAAGCTTTCGACGCACGACAGCACGAGCTTCGATCTTTGAGATCGAGCAGATTCAATTGCCCGAGGAGCCGAAAACGGTCAACTGGGGGAACCTTACCAAGGTAGAAACTAATGAGCGAAGTGGTCGCTCTACGGTCACAACACGCACGGCAAGCTTGCCGGTGTCCGCAATTAGTGAGCAGAGTCTAGAAGTGCTATCGTGCTCTATACCGTTCCTTTTCCGCAATCTTCGTCCCTCCGCTCGCTCGAGGACAAAGCCGTCTGCTGCTCCTAGACATGTCGAGATCAAGGAAGAGAAGGCGGGGGAGCAAGAGACGAGCAAGAAGCCCAAAAGACCAACACACGGGCACAAGAGGAGCGGCAGCTTCTCGGATGCGTTGCGGGACAAAAGAACGCCACTGTCATCTCCAAGGACAGATGCAATTGAGCTGAAAGATCTGCCGTCCTATGCTATAACGGGAGGGTTGGTGCGCGGTTTGGTGCTGACACCTGCTCCAGCCAAGGTGGATAACAACATTCCGGTGACACCCGGACCTCCGGGTCCTGACTTGACGGAGGCTAGGCTTCAGGGCCATAACAAAGGATACTTCGAGGCAGGCCAAAGTATGGCTGTCAAGAAGTTCGTAGGCGAGGTCAAGCGTGCCTTAAGCAGTCGCAAGGCGGGCAGCGAGTCGCCTGCACGGAGTGATGGCTCCGGCTCGGCTGGTGGCTCGCGAAGCACTGTACGCGGACGTGTGCGTGTCGCAACGAAGCCACAGCCGGATTGGCAACAGTTGCCTGGTCCTGATCGACTCGATGTGCTGGGCTTGACGGTGGAGAACACCTTCCAGGACTCGCTAGACTTGGCCCACCAAGAAAGGGCGCAGCGTGAACGAGCTTTGACAGAAGACAAATTGTCCGAGCGATCCCACGAAGGCCTCAGAACGCCGCCAAGAGAGGCCGAAGACGAGGAGAACCTGGATGACAAGGCAGCACAAGAGAGATACTACGGTGGGAAGGCGCTTCCGCAGCCGCCTCGTGCTGAGACACCCCGACCGACTACTGCCCGCAAAATGACCTCCGATTCAGCCAAGAAGCGTTCGGAATCTGTAGAAGTCATGGACTTCGGCCGCTACAACAGTCAGTTGAACAGTCAAGTCACCACTCGCAGCCGATCTATTGTCATCGTAGATGCCACTGGTGCGCCTCAGATACCATTCATGGCTGGCGGCCTGGGTGGCCACTCCTTCAGCTCAGCTTCGACGGACATGATGCCGATACCATTGTTTCGGGACAAGCACGATCAACCGCCTGTACCGCCAGTGCCGAACCATTTCACGAAAGACTATGCTGGGGTTGGAGCAGCCGCAGCCGCAGCGTCAAACGCTTACGAAAGCCGATGGGCATCGAGCATTGATGATGGACGAACCTCCGATCAAAGGATGCATGACCTGCTAACGGCGCCCAACGCCTGGGACATGGACTACGGCAGCAAGGCGAGCAGCCAGAAGTCTGGCGATACAAAGCCACGGAAGTCGTCATCTGTCTACAATGCAGCGCGTTTCCAAATGTCGCCTCTTCCTCAGCAGCTCCGCAGAGTACCCGGCGGCGATCTGAAGCACGCCCATCATGTCAAGTCTCTCGAGATGGCATTCAGGCCACAATCCGCGGGCACGAACTCGACGAATTCCCGCTCATATATGCGATCAAGATGGCTGTCCATGACTTCAGACGGAGACATATTGCCGCCTGAACTAGCGCCAGAGGTCAGAAGGTCAGTGTCCTTGCTCGACACGCCCTCTTCGGCGCAGATTCTGCGTGCGTCCTTTGAGGAAGAAGCGAAGCGGCTGAAGGGCATACCCGATGACATCAATACCGAAGGTGGCATTGAGGATGCTCTGTTGAAGCTTGAGGGTAAGATACCAAGCCCAGCAACAAGTGCGAACAACTCGACTGCTTCTTTGGAAAAGCGACCAACGCCTACGGACGACCCTATGAAACGGGACGACACTTCTGAAAAGCACGAGACACCGGTAGTTGTCGAGACTCCCGAGAGGTATTCAACGCCAGTGGGTGCCAGCACGACCAGTGACAGCGTGGACGAAGATGAACATACGCCGACAAAGGCTCACGCGCTCAAACCATCGCCTCTGCAATCACACCCATCTACTTCGCCTCTGCAGTCGCACCCGGTCGCATCACCTTTGCAATCACATCCCTTTGTTTCACCTCTGCGATCGAATCCGGTGGCTTCTCCTCTGCAATCACATCCACTGAAGCCACCTCCAAGATTGAAGGAAACGCCAAGTGGAGATGTCAAGATGACCTATGTGCCGTACTTTGGACAAGAGTCTGCTTCTGGAAACACAAGTGGAGACAGTCCAACGGTCACCGAGACCCAAGGAGCCAGCATATACCACTTGTCAGAGTCGGGCATACAATCCATGAGCTCTCAGACAGAGTATCCACTGCCCAGTTTCCCTTCAGAGTGGCCATCAGATGCGTTGGCCTCATCCACGTCAGTTCTGCCGCCCGAACCTCGGCTCAGCAGATATTCATTACCAGACCCATACGACCGGATGGATACACCGGAGTCATTCCCGTACGAGCGGAAGCCAGAGAGCATTGCGCAGAGTATGTCTGATGGCCGCTACCCAAGCTTCCGGCCAGGTCCTTGGAACACTACCGGAGACCACACCTCGTTCTTGTTGGACGACAACCAAACACTTAGTGATATCTCGACAGAGATTGCCGCCAGTGAGTATGGTGATCCTGGTGTTCGTAGCTTTTACTATGACGACGACGAGCCGATGCCACCAATACGGCCATTCGCACCTCCCACGTCACCGTCGACCAATGGTGGCACGGCAGCTTCGCCAGACAAGCGACACTTACTTCCTCGATTACTCCCGCGCGACTCGGACACGCCTCTGAAAGAGACCATTGGTGCACCCATGTTAGTGCCTCAACCTGCAAATCAGCCATTCCCGCGAAGACCTCCAGGGCAGAGCGGGACTCTGAAGGCGCATCGCAGATCAGAAGCCGAGTCACCGACGTTCCCAGCACACATGCCCTTCGTTCTGGCATACGAATCCGAAGTCATCGCCGAGCAACTCACGATCATCGAGAAAGATGCCCTTGACGAGGTTGATTGGAAGGATCTTGTCAGCCTGAATTGGCAGCAGAGCGCACCTCATGTGACCAATTGGGTCGACTACGTGAGCAACGACCAGAGTCTCGAAGCGAATGGCATCGACATTGTCATTGCACGTTTCAATCTGGTAGTCAAGTGGTGCATCTCGGAGATTGTGCTCACAGATGTGCCCAGCGAGCGAGCGCGCACGATCACGAAGTACATTCACATCGCAAGCCACTGTCACCGCCTACACAATTTCGCGTCGCTATACCAGATCACGCTCGCGCTCCTTTCGCCAGAGCTTGCCCGGCTGTCAAGGACGTGGTCACTGGTCGCACTGCGAGAGAAGCAGATGCTCGAGAATCTTGAACAGCTCTGTCGACCATTACGCAACTTCTACACACTTCGCGCAGAGATGGAGACAGCGATGCCGCACAATGGCATCATACCCTTCATTGGATTATATACCCATGACTTGATGTTCAATGCCTTGAAATCGGCACGCATTGATGCTCCAGCCGGCGGTAAGGAGCCACTGGTTAATTTTGAACGCTATCAAACGGCAGCAACCATTGTGAAGAACCTTCTCCGCCTCATCGAGGCCAGCGCGAAGTATGACTTCCGCCCGGAGCCCGAAGCTCTCAGTCGCTGCCTCTGGATCGCAGCGTTGGAAGATGATGACATTGCCAGGCGGAGCAAGTCGCTTGAGCAGATATGA